One region of Eretmochelys imbricata isolate rEreImb1 chromosome 2, rEreImb1.hap1, whole genome shotgun sequence genomic DNA includes:
- the TTPA gene encoding alpha-tocopherol transfer protein has translation MEQQPSLRVPGSTARMSQVKPPAPPGNLNELPDQSPLVGAAVAELRRLAAADRSQRWPLALTDSFLLRFLRARDFDLPLAWKLLKNYHKWRAECPELSANLQPCSILNLLHAGYHGVLRSRDPRGSKVLIYRIGRWDPKVFTAYDVFRVSLITSELIVKERETQRNGVKAIFDLQGWLFAHAFQISPTVAKRIAAVLTDSFPLKVRGIHLINEPLFFHPVFALIKPFLTDKIKERVYMHGSNYIQSLTQHFPASILPQEYGGEDVSIEDLSQEWTDFIMESADYLQSISLVFPVKQPY, from the exons ATGGAGCAGCAGCCGTCGCTGCGGGTCCCTGGCTCTACAGCTCGCATGTCTCAGGTGAAGCCGCCCGCCCCGCCGGGGAACCTTAACGAGCTGCCTGACCAGTCCCCGCTGGTGGGAGCCGCCGTGGCGGAGCTGCGGCGCCTGGCCGCGGCTGACCGCAGCCAGCGCTGGCCGCTCGCTCTCACCGACTCCTTCCTGCTCAGGTTCCTGCGAGCCCGGGACTTCGACCTGCCCCTGGCTTGGAAG TTATTGAAGAACTATCACAAGTGGAGAGCTGAATGCCCAGAATTAAGTGCAAATTTACAGCCTTGCTCTATTCTCAATCTCCTGCATGCTGGTTACCATGGAGTCCTGAGATCAAGGGACCCACGTGGCAGCAAAGTTCTTATTTATAGAATTG GACGATGGGATCCAAAGGTGTTTACAGCATATGATGTGTTTCGTGTAAGCCTTATCACATCAGAGCTCattgtaaaagagagagagacacaacgGAATGGAGTCAAGGCTATCTTTGATCTTCAAGGGTGGCTATTTGCTCATGCATTTCAAATCAGCCCAACAGTGGCCAAGAGGATTGCTGCCGTGCTCACA GATTCCTTTCCACTAAAAGTTCGTGGCATCCACTTGATTAATGAACCGTTATTCTTCCACCCGGTCTTCGCTCTAATTAAGCCCTTTCTCACTGACAAAATAAAGGAACGG GTGTATATGCATGGGAGTAATTACATACAGAGTCTGACGCAACATTTCCCAGCTAGCATTCTCCCACAGGAGTATGGTGGGGAGGATGTCTCCATTGAAGACCTTTCCCAAGAGTGGACTGACTTCATAATGGAATCTGCAGATTACCTTCAGAGTATTTCTCTGGTTTTTCCAGTGAAGCAACCATATTAA